Proteins encoded within one genomic window of Amycolatopsis sp. 2-15:
- a CDS encoding glycosyl hydrolase 2 galactose-binding domain-containing protein — MGTTGLIPWKDMTFTAQEPASVSGVGTYSTTFRLPGSWNPANGAYLNIGSTDGALAQIWINGKKIPGYDFIAGRIDVSSALKAGTNTIKIEVSSSLRNQMRALGYPNLPAANTVAGAVASYGLQGNVSLETFTVAVVERPGHSNQAGQ, encoded by the coding sequence GTGGGCACGACCGGGCTCATCCCCTGGAAGGACATGACGTTCACAGCCCAGGAACCGGCGTCGGTATCGGGTGTCGGCACCTACAGCACCACATTCCGCCTGCCCGGTTCGTGGAATCCCGCAAACGGTGCCTACCTGAACATCGGCTCCACCGATGGCGCCCTGGCCCAAATCTGGATCAACGGAAAGAAGATCCCCGGCTACGACTTCATCGCCGGACGCATCGACGTGAGCTCCGCCCTGAAAGCCGGCACCAACACGATCAAGATCGAGGTATCGAGTTCACTGCGCAACCAGATGAGGGCCCTGGGCTACCCCAACCTGCCCGCCGCCAACACCGTCGCCGGTGCAGTCGCATCGTACGGCCTGCAAGGCAACGTCTCACTCGAGACCTTCACCGTCGCGGTAGTCGAACGCCCGGGTCATTCCAACCAAGCCGGGCAGTGA
- a CDS encoding glycosyl hydrolase — MEDSNPGFDRRDFLKISGGVGMALALSGLAGAGSAQASSTSAADRFIKAQHALLDNPEGKYRPGTRWWLAEGLHTDATIKADMKTLHDMGIGSVEIVCMPEPNVDSDLSGTVFVSNTTGKTPQQIYSWGSDEWKNDTKLIIQEANKYGMGFSMTSGTHWANANLPIENLKFDDDGAGKALGYAIQTTTGGTAFSGTLKRSLMTVAGTVRQDLISVVAIQRAADDTGSVTADGSISGTMSYTDKSVVLTDKVTLNGTPVAPSTMKDPTGTAPYALTWTPPAGTGTWDIYAFWMQATGQAPTPSATQNVTINYIDPAGMQDFITYYKNHIFNDHELKKAIIDNGRGEMYMDSLEISTSNSNGGEFWGSTLMSEFQKRRGYSLEPYLPYVIRKDGRAGLTSFLVTGADQVTVNKIRNDFFETITDMYTDNVLKPLRAYLNDDMNMKLRAEISYNVGYEITTPAQSVDYVETESLDFGNQLDSQRTLAGAAHAHGLRYSSETGAISGENYTWPQDRFMQIINTQFASGVSHTVFHGYASISGADSSDPSNPWDGTYWPGHEGMYARYSERWGPRQPESTQYTDYMPMIARTQAVLQQGKPQMDLAMLRTDYAFNSDHPHPDFMRHRRANYFKDLELQDNGYTYEYFAPEILENKSVKYSKTDGLIPENVGYQAVVIYQDSIRLKSAEAIYQLARQGLPVVIVNGLVETLSATRNYLNPRAAVHTLGNDGTDAELAKVMARLKKLPNVKEVSANVPQSATNPDPSAEDYEEKYYYGKTGVYDALKRLGVRPRAEFATPNRTVLMAMRRTKDTVYVWAYNFMEKRGDYFNNPIDAETVTTTISVDAVGKPYRIDTWSSDIEALALYMTSGGRTSFDVTLVPGQTTVIAIDLKTKTPAPLRSTNAPQGVVTADGVAILATNSGQYTAKLADGTTVTKKISVPATST, encoded by the coding sequence ATGGAAGACAGCAATCCCGGCTTCGACCGTAGAGATTTTCTCAAGATCAGCGGCGGTGTCGGCATGGCGCTGGCGCTCTCAGGTCTGGCCGGTGCCGGCTCTGCCCAGGCTTCGTCGACCAGTGCCGCCGACAGGTTCATCAAGGCGCAGCACGCGCTCCTCGACAACCCGGAAGGCAAGTACCGGCCGGGAACGCGGTGGTGGCTGGCCGAAGGACTGCACACCGACGCGACCATCAAGGCCGACATGAAGACCCTCCACGACATGGGCATCGGCTCGGTGGAGATCGTCTGCATGCCTGAGCCCAATGTGGACAGCGACCTGAGCGGCACGGTCTTCGTCAGCAACACCACGGGCAAGACCCCGCAGCAGATCTACAGCTGGGGATCTGATGAGTGGAAGAACGACACGAAGCTCATCATCCAAGAGGCCAACAAATACGGCATGGGCTTTTCCATGACCAGCGGTACGCACTGGGCGAACGCGAACCTGCCCATCGAAAACCTGAAGTTCGATGACGACGGCGCCGGCAAAGCGCTGGGCTACGCCATCCAGACCACGACCGGCGGCACCGCATTCAGCGGCACCCTGAAGCGCTCACTGATGACAGTGGCCGGAACCGTGCGGCAGGATTTGATCTCCGTAGTCGCAATACAACGAGCAGCAGACGACACCGGCTCGGTCACCGCCGACGGCAGCATCTCCGGCACCATGAGCTACACCGACAAGTCGGTCGTGCTGACCGACAAAGTCACCCTCAACGGCACCCCGGTCGCCCCGAGCACCATGAAAGACCCCACCGGCACAGCACCGTATGCCCTGACCTGGACGCCGCCGGCAGGCACCGGGACGTGGGACATCTACGCGTTCTGGATGCAGGCAACCGGCCAAGCGCCGACACCCTCGGCCACGCAGAACGTGACCATCAACTACATCGACCCAGCCGGCATGCAGGACTTCATCACCTACTACAAGAACCACATCTTCAATGACCACGAGCTGAAAAAAGCCATCATCGACAACGGCCGCGGCGAAATGTACATGGACTCCTTGGAGATCTCGACCAGCAACTCCAACGGCGGCGAATTCTGGGGCTCCACGCTCATGAGCGAATTCCAGAAACGCCGCGGCTACAGCCTCGAACCATACCTACCCTACGTCATCAGGAAGGACGGCAGGGCGGGCTTGACGTCGTTCCTGGTCACTGGGGCCGACCAGGTGACAGTGAACAAGATTCGCAACGATTTCTTCGAGACGATCACCGACATGTACACCGACAATGTTCTCAAGCCGCTTCGGGCCTACCTGAACGACGACATGAACATGAAGCTGCGGGCTGAGATTTCTTACAACGTGGGCTATGAGATCACTACGCCGGCCCAGAGCGTGGACTACGTGGAAACCGAGTCACTCGATTTCGGGAACCAACTGGATTCGCAGCGGACGTTGGCGGGCGCGGCCCACGCTCATGGGTTGCGTTACTCCAGTGAAACCGGGGCGATCAGCGGCGAAAATTACACCTGGCCGCAGGATCGGTTCATGCAGATCATCAACACCCAGTTCGCTTCCGGCGTCAGCCACACGGTTTTCCATGGCTACGCGAGTATTTCCGGTGCCGACTCCAGCGACCCGTCAAACCCATGGGACGGTACGTACTGGCCAGGCCACGAAGGCATGTACGCCCGGTACTCGGAACGGTGGGGCCCACGTCAGCCGGAGTCCACGCAGTACACCGACTACATGCCGATGATCGCACGCACCCAAGCCGTGCTGCAGCAGGGCAAGCCACAAATGGACCTGGCGATGTTGCGCACCGACTACGCCTTCAACAGCGACCACCCCCACCCCGACTTCATGCGACACCGGAGGGCCAACTACTTCAAGGACCTCGAACTCCAGGACAACGGGTACACCTACGAATACTTCGCACCCGAGATCCTGGAGAACAAGAGCGTCAAATACAGCAAGACCGATGGCCTGATTCCCGAAAACGTGGGGTACCAGGCGGTCGTCATCTACCAGGATTCCATCCGGTTGAAGAGCGCTGAAGCGATCTACCAGCTCGCTCGACAGGGTCTTCCGGTTGTCATCGTCAACGGTCTGGTCGAGACGCTGAGCGCGACCAGGAACTACCTGAACCCCAGGGCGGCAGTCCACACCCTCGGCAACGACGGTACCGACGCCGAACTGGCGAAGGTGATGGCACGGCTGAAGAAGCTCCCGAACGTCAAAGAAGTCAGCGCGAACGTTCCCCAGAGCGCGACCAACCCCGACCCGAGCGCCGAGGACTACGAAGAAAAGTACTACTACGGCAAGACCGGGGTCTACGACGCCCTGAAGCGGCTAGGAGTGCGACCGCGCGCCGAATTCGCCACACCGAACCGAACCGTCCTCATGGCCATGCGCAGGACCAAGGACACCGTGTACGTGTGGGCCTACAACTTCATGGAAAAGCGCGGCGACTACTTCAACAATCCCATCGACGCCGAGACCGTGACGACGACCATCAGCGTCGACGCGGTCGGCAAGCCATACCGCATCGACACCTGGTCAAGCGACATCGAGGCACTTGCCCTGTACATGACCTCCGGTGGACGCACCTCGTTCGACGTGACTCTCGTACCCGGACAGACCACGGTGATCGCCATCGACCTGAAAACCAAGACCCCGGCGCCCCTGCGAAGCACCAACGCACCACAGGGCGTCGTGACCGCCGACGGCGTGGCCATTCTCGCCACCAATTCCGGCCAATACACCGCAAAACTGGCCGACGGCACCACTGTGACCAAGAAAATCTCCGTACCGGCCACGTCGACCTGA
- a CDS encoding recombinase family protein: protein MSGSGSVATPYGRTKWQAIAVGLAVLDQGIDTSTAVGRMFFHFLGAVRKFEDALMPERHHRRPGRRARVAAPAGRK, encoded by the coding sequence GTGAGTGGATCTGGGAGCGTTGCGACGCCGTACGGCCGGACGAAATGGCAAGCGATCGCGGTGGGCCTGGCGGTGCTCGACCAGGGCATCGACACCTCCACCGCGGTCGGGCGGATGTTCTTCCACTTCCTCGGCGCGGTCAGGAAGTTCGAGGACGCCCTGATGCCCGAACGCCACCACCGACGGCCTGGTCGCCGCGCGCGCGTGGCAGCACCGGCGGGCAGAAAGTGA
- a CDS encoding DUF3291 domain-containing protein, producing MTGHHLAQLNVGTLKFPLDDSRADGFTSMLDPLNEVADNAPGFIWRLVEDGGTDATAIRTSLGDDVLVNLSVWESRDALWDYVYRSGHLDMLRRRAEWFEPPKAPFQVMWWIPAGHIPTVEEAVERLELLREQGPMPCAFGFRDSYQPADADSALWRPVAATART from the coding sequence ATGACGGGACACCACCTCGCCCAGCTCAACGTGGGCACGTTGAAATTCCCCCTCGACGACAGCCGCGCGGACGGCTTCACGTCCATGCTCGACCCGTTGAACGAGGTCGCCGACAACGCGCCCGGCTTCATCTGGCGACTGGTTGAGGACGGCGGCACCGACGCCACCGCGATCCGGACGTCGCTGGGCGACGACGTTCTGGTGAACCTGTCCGTCTGGGAGAGCCGGGACGCCCTGTGGGACTACGTCTACCGCAGCGGCCACCTGGACATGCTGCGCCGTCGGGCGGAATGGTTCGAGCCTCCGAAGGCGCCGTTCCAGGTGATGTGGTGGATCCCCGCCGGGCACATTCCCACCGTCGAGGAGGCCGTCGAGCGCCTGGAACTGTTGCGCGAGCAGGGCCCCATGCCGTGTGCCTTCGGTTTCAGGGACAGCTACCAGCCCGCGGACGCCGACTCGGCACTATGGCGACCGGTGGCCGCCACAGCCAGGACGTAG
- a CDS encoding helix-turn-helix transcriptional regulator has translation MEDIEAIAMLQDPVRRRLYDYVAAQDHEVSRNEAAESAGIQRTLAAFHLDKLVDAGLLETDSRRLSGRTGPGAGRPAKLYRRSGAERQFSVPPRDYRTPADLLAEVAEAARLDTELQAAARREGRAARAAAPVDGLDAAKVLLSARGYEPRLDDDRDALRLANCPFHALSERHPVLVCGMNLALLEGLMEDAAGLQVRMDPRPGMCCVVVELSKNNVS, from the coding sequence GTGGAGGACATCGAAGCGATCGCCATGCTGCAGGACCCCGTCCGGCGGCGGTTGTATGACTACGTGGCAGCCCAGGACCACGAGGTGAGCCGGAACGAGGCGGCGGAGAGCGCCGGGATCCAGCGCACGCTTGCCGCGTTTCACCTGGACAAGCTCGTGGACGCGGGGCTACTGGAGACCGACAGCAGGCGGCTGAGCGGGCGTACGGGCCCCGGCGCCGGGCGGCCGGCCAAGCTCTACCGCAGGTCCGGCGCCGAGCGCCAGTTCTCGGTTCCCCCACGCGATTACCGCACCCCCGCCGATCTGCTGGCCGAGGTCGCCGAGGCCGCCCGCCTGGACACCGAACTGCAGGCCGCCGCTCGGCGCGAGGGGCGAGCCGCTCGCGCCGCCGCGCCGGTCGACGGTCTCGACGCAGCGAAGGTTCTGCTTTCCGCTCGCGGCTACGAGCCTCGCCTGGACGACGACCGGGACGCCTTGCGCCTGGCCAACTGCCCCTTCCACGCCCTCTCCGAGCGGCATCCGGTGCTGGTGTGCGGCATGAACCTGGCGCTGTTGGAAGGGCTGATGGAAGACGCCGCAGGGCTGCAGGTCCGTATGGACCCGCGACCCGGGATGTGCTGCGTCGTCGTCGAGCTCTCTAAAAATAATGTGAGTTGA
- the mobA gene encoding molybdenum cofactor guanylyltransferase: protein MQTEAGVVLAGGRSSRMGRPKAGLEWHGSTLLYRTCALLGRVIDGPVVVVAAAGQVLPDLPVSVEVVEDPVEGLGPMQGVAAGLAAVAERAEVAFVCSTDMPLLHPAWVRRVLRGLAETGADMVMPVARGFRQPLAAGYRTSLAGLITGLIGEGDLRPGMLFKHCTVAQLEDTELLADRALAGLDPELESVLNVNTPEDYAEVRRRPAPEVTVERFGALAGKDGHRPRTGRAATLGAAAELAGLALDRHVVAAVNGEQVTRDPLLPLVTGDSVAFLSADAGG, encoded by the coding sequence ATGCAGACCGAGGCGGGTGTTGTGCTTGCCGGTGGGCGATCGTCGCGGATGGGGCGGCCCAAGGCGGGCCTGGAGTGGCACGGCTCGACGTTGCTGTACCGCACGTGTGCCTTGCTGGGGCGGGTGATCGACGGCCCGGTGGTGGTCGTCGCGGCGGCCGGGCAGGTGTTGCCCGATCTGCCGGTGTCCGTCGAGGTTGTCGAGGATCCGGTCGAGGGCCTCGGGCCGATGCAGGGTGTGGCGGCGGGGTTGGCGGCCGTGGCGGAGCGGGCCGAGGTGGCGTTCGTGTGCTCGACCGATATGCCGTTGCTGCATCCCGCGTGGGTGCGGCGAGTGCTGCGCGGGCTGGCGGAGACGGGTGCGGACATGGTGATGCCGGTGGCCCGGGGGTTCCGGCAGCCGCTGGCGGCCGGATACCGGACGTCGCTGGCCGGGCTGATCACCGGGCTGATCGGCGAGGGCGACCTGCGGCCGGGGATGTTGTTCAAGCACTGCACCGTCGCCCAGCTCGAGGACACGGAGCTGCTCGCGGACCGGGCGCTGGCGGGGCTCGACCCGGAGCTGGAGTCGGTGCTCAACGTGAACACGCCGGAGGACTACGCCGAGGTGCGGCGCCGCCCGGCGCCGGAGGTGACGGTCGAGCGGTTCGGGGCGCTGGCGGGCAAGGACGGGCACCGGCCGCGCACCGGCAGGGCGGCCACGTTGGGTGCGGCAGCCGAGCTGGCCGGGCTGGCGCTGGACCGGCACGTGGTCGCCGCGGTGAACGGTGAGCAGGTGACGCGCGATCCGTTACTGCCGCTCGTGACGGGGGATTCGGTGGCGTTCCTGTCGGCGGACGCCGGCGGCTGA
- a CDS encoding aldehyde ferredoxin oxidoreductase family protein yields MTPGGFFGRALIVDVGDDTATSETCELDERVLRAYLGGVGLGTWLLHRFAPPRVDPLAPEAPLAFVFSSLVGTPLTTSAKFAVVAKSPLTGLLTDALASSQFAIAGKLTGHDALVIRGRAARLSVLLVDGDGVRLEPAPELAGLSAADAETQARQRFGRGWRTAAIGPAGERQVRYATISHDGRHAGRGGLGAVLGAKNLKAILVRSATKVAVADQAGVLAAAKDLRRRSFGPATAKYRELGTLANLLAFNAVSTLPTRNFTAATFDGAPRLAAEELHELRGVARNSCASCSIGCEHIYSRKGGGSQRMEYENVFALGPLCGVSDPDDVFAASAKCDELGLDTISAGGTIAWAMECVERGLIDEPWLKFGDGAALLRALEAIGAREEGLGELLARGSRRAAGIVGHGSIGFAPQVKGLELPGYEPRSLQSMALGLAVNARGADHNRSGAYEADLSGEVNRFRGGAAHVGAAIGTEDRAAVMDSMILCKFLRGVFEDPFAEWATLLSLVTGWPVDAAELRATAARIVRAKRAFNQREGATAKDDTLPPRMLETPLELVSGRAATLTAQQLQAMVDSYYVARGLDEEGRVRASDLPDLLLDA; encoded by the coding sequence ATGACGCCGGGAGGCTTTTTCGGGCGGGCACTGATCGTCGATGTCGGTGACGACACGGCGACCAGTGAGACGTGCGAGCTGGATGAGCGCGTGCTGCGCGCGTACCTAGGCGGTGTCGGACTGGGTACGTGGCTGCTGCACCGCTTCGCGCCGCCGCGGGTGGATCCGCTGGCTCCGGAAGCGCCGTTGGCGTTCGTGTTCTCGTCGCTCGTGGGCACGCCGCTGACCACGAGCGCGAAGTTCGCCGTCGTCGCCAAATCGCCCCTGACCGGCTTGCTGACCGACGCGCTGGCGTCGAGCCAGTTCGCCATCGCCGGGAAGCTGACCGGGCACGACGCCCTCGTCATCCGCGGTCGCGCCGCGCGCTTGTCGGTGCTGCTGGTCGACGGCGACGGAGTGCGGCTCGAACCGGCGCCGGAGCTGGCCGGGTTGTCCGCGGCCGACGCCGAAACGCAGGCCCGGCAACGGTTCGGGCGCGGCTGGCGCACGGCGGCGATCGGGCCGGCCGGGGAGCGCCAGGTCCGCTACGCGACGATCAGCCACGACGGCCGCCACGCCGGGCGCGGCGGGCTCGGCGCGGTGCTGGGCGCGAAGAACCTCAAGGCGATTCTCGTGCGGTCGGCGACGAAGGTGGCGGTCGCGGACCAGGCCGGGGTGCTGGCCGCGGCGAAAGACCTGCGCCGACGCAGTTTCGGCCCGGCCACCGCCAAGTACCGGGAGCTGGGCACGCTGGCGAACCTGCTGGCGTTCAACGCCGTCAGCACCCTGCCGACCCGCAACTTCACCGCGGCCACCTTCGACGGTGCGCCGAGGCTGGCCGCCGAAGAGCTGCACGAGCTGCGCGGGGTGGCCCGCAACAGCTGCGCGTCCTGCTCGATCGGATGCGAGCACATCTACTCCCGCAAGGGCGGCGGCAGCCAGCGGATGGAGTACGAGAACGTGTTCGCCCTCGGCCCGCTGTGCGGCGTCTCCGATCCCGACGACGTGTTCGCCGCCAGCGCGAAGTGCGATGAACTGGGCCTGGACACGATTTCGGCCGGCGGCACGATCGCCTGGGCCATGGAATGCGTCGAGCGTGGCCTCATCGACGAGCCGTGGCTGAAATTCGGCGACGGCGCCGCCTTGCTGCGGGCCCTCGAGGCGATCGGCGCCCGCGAGGAAGGGCTGGGTGAGCTCCTGGCCCGGGGGTCCCGGCGCGCGGCCGGGATCGTCGGGCACGGCTCGATCGGCTTCGCCCCGCAGGTCAAGGGCCTGGAGCTGCCGGGTTACGAGCCGCGCAGCCTGCAGTCGATGGCGCTGGGACTGGCGGTGAACGCGCGCGGAGCCGACCACAACCGGTCCGGCGCCTACGAAGCCGACCTCTCGGGCGAGGTGAACCGGTTCCGCGGCGGCGCGGCCCACGTCGGCGCGGCGATCGGCACGGAAGACCGGGCCGCGGTGATGGATTCGATGATCCTGTGCAAGTTCCTGCGCGGGGTGTTCGAGGACCCGTTCGCCGAGTGGGCCACGTTGCTGTCCCTGGTCACCGGCTGGCCGGTGGACGCGGCCGAACTGCGTGCCACGGCGGCGCGGATCGTGCGCGCGAAGCGGGCGTTCAACCAGCGCGAAGGGGCCACCGCGAAAGACGACACCCTGCCGCCCCGCATGCTGGAAACGCCGCTGGAACTGGTGTCCGGTCGTGCCGCGACGTTGACCGCGCAGCAATTGCAGGCCATGGTCGACAGTTATTACGTTGCCCGTGGGCTCGATGAGGAAGGACGGGTGCGCGCGAGCGACTTGCCCGATCTTCTCCTCGACGCCTGA
- the fdhF gene encoding formate dehydrogenase subunit alpha: MMTTVDEPATAVRTVTTTIDGHSVTVPEGTSIYNAAQQAGVDIPVLCHNERYDPVGVCRMCVVDTGGRVFAAACVRPCEDGMEVKTSTPELERNRATLTELLLSDQPDRAEDPKQTTTGDNLLLELADRFDVAKETTDLPCGSGRGTDLSNPVIGVNHDACILCDRCVRACDDIQGNDVIGRSGKGYSTKIAFDFNDPMGSSSCVTCGECVQACPTGALTNKAINLIPIQPREQLDAVDSVCPYCGVGCALTYYVDRERGAISFAEGRDQPGSKSRLCVKGRYGWDYAASPQRLTTPLIRIDSSYPKGPLSADVRGDADNDRGRGGGGGNRSGGGRSQKRGRDGRRKPGGLVDYDEVMPHFREATWDEALDLVARRLKEIHASGGPGAIAGFGSAKCSNEEAYLFQKLIRAGFGTNNVDHCTRLCHASSVAALFEGVGSGAVSTTYSDVANADIVIITGSNPTANHPVASSFFKQARRRGTKIVYVDPRASTVAEHADYYCQVKPGTDVAFYNSIMHEVIRLGMIDREFIAERVSGYDELARTVAEYPPERAAQITGVDADLIREVAREWGEAGAGVIYWGMGISQHTTGTDNARCLIALCSITGNVGRPGTGLHPLRGQNNVQGASDAGLIPMFYPDYQGVDLDGTRQRFEQAWGTTLDPKRGLTVTEIIGSVLKPGGVRGMYMLGENPFLSDPNINKVRKALGALDFLVVQDIFLTETAEFADVILPASSYLEKDGSYTNTDRRVQLGRKVMDPPGQARVDWEIVQDIARRIGLDWNYSAPSEIFDEMVALMPSYKNLRHDNLGLSGKLYPNADPEHTDGTVVLFDERFNTDDGLAHLVAAQWLPAKELPDAEYPLVLNTGRLLEHWHTGSMTRRSFALDSISPIPEVYMHPKDAADRGLAHGERARVRSRRGVIELQVRISHREQLGNCFIPFHFREAAANLLTIDEIDPYGKIPEFKFCAIQVEALGAAHTESVTAAGVAE; encoded by the coding sequence ATGATGACGACAGTCGACGAGCCGGCCACCGCGGTGCGCACGGTGACCACCACGATCGACGGCCACTCCGTGACGGTGCCCGAGGGGACGAGCATCTACAACGCGGCTCAGCAGGCCGGCGTCGACATTCCCGTGCTGTGCCACAACGAGCGCTACGACCCCGTCGGTGTGTGCCGGATGTGCGTGGTCGACACCGGCGGCCGCGTGTTCGCCGCCGCGTGCGTGCGCCCGTGCGAGGACGGCATGGAAGTCAAGACCAGCACGCCCGAGCTGGAACGCAATCGCGCGACCCTCACCGAACTGCTGCTGTCGGACCAGCCGGACCGCGCTGAGGACCCGAAGCAGACCACGACCGGCGACAATCTGTTGCTGGAGCTGGCCGACCGCTTCGACGTCGCCAAGGAAACCACCGACCTGCCCTGCGGATCCGGACGCGGCACGGACCTGTCCAACCCGGTGATCGGCGTCAACCACGACGCCTGCATCCTCTGCGACCGCTGTGTGCGGGCGTGTGACGACATCCAGGGCAACGACGTGATCGGCCGCTCCGGCAAGGGCTACTCCACGAAGATCGCATTCGACTTCAACGACCCCATGGGGTCCAGCTCCTGTGTCACCTGCGGCGAGTGCGTGCAGGCCTGCCCGACGGGCGCGCTGACCAACAAGGCGATCAACCTCATCCCGATCCAGCCTCGCGAGCAGCTCGACGCCGTCGACAGCGTCTGCCCCTACTGCGGGGTCGGCTGTGCGCTGACCTACTACGTCGACCGCGAGCGCGGCGCGATCTCCTTTGCCGAGGGCCGCGACCAGCCCGGGTCGAAGAGCCGGCTGTGCGTCAAGGGCCGCTACGGCTGGGACTACGCCGCCTCACCGCAACGGCTCACCACGCCGCTCATCCGCATCGACTCGTCGTACCCGAAGGGCCCGCTGTCCGCGGACGTGCGGGGCGACGCCGACAACGACCGTGGGCGGGGCGGAGGCGGCGGCAACCGCAGCGGTGGCGGCCGGAGCCAGAAGCGTGGCCGCGACGGCCGGCGCAAGCCGGGCGGCCTGGTCGACTACGACGAGGTCATGCCGCACTTCCGTGAGGCCACCTGGGACGAGGCGCTGGACCTCGTCGCGCGGCGGCTCAAGGAGATTCACGCGAGCGGCGGGCCGGGCGCGATCGCCGGGTTCGGCTCGGCGAAGTGCTCCAACGAGGAGGCCTACCTCTTCCAGAAGCTGATCCGCGCCGGGTTCGGGACCAACAACGTCGACCACTGCACGCGGCTGTGTCACGCTTCCTCGGTCGCGGCGCTGTTCGAGGGCGTCGGCTCGGGTGCGGTGTCCACGACTTACAGCGACGTGGCCAACGCGGACATCGTGATCATCACCGGGTCCAACCCGACGGCGAACCACCCGGTCGCCAGCTCGTTCTTCAAACAGGCCCGCCGGCGCGGCACCAAGATCGTGTACGTGGACCCGCGCGCCAGCACGGTGGCCGAGCACGCCGACTACTACTGCCAGGTCAAGCCCGGTACCGACGTCGCGTTCTACAACTCGATCATGCACGAGGTGATCCGGCTCGGGATGATCGACCGCGAGTTCATCGCCGAGCGCGTGTCCGGCTACGACGAGCTCGCGCGCACCGTCGCCGAGTACCCGCCGGAGCGCGCCGCGCAGATCACCGGCGTGGACGCCGACCTGATCCGCGAGGTCGCCCGCGAGTGGGGCGAGGCCGGCGCGGGCGTCATCTACTGGGGCATGGGCATTTCCCAGCACACCACCGGCACCGACAACGCCCGTTGCCTGATCGCGCTGTGCTCGATCACCGGCAACGTCGGCCGGCCCGGCACCGGATTGCACCCGTTGCGCGGCCAGAACAATGTGCAGGGCGCCTCCGATGCGGGTCTGATCCCGATGTTCTACCCGGACTACCAGGGCGTCGACCTCGACGGCACCCGGCAACGGTTCGAGCAGGCCTGGGGTACGACGCTGGATCCGAAGCGCGGGCTGACCGTCACCGAGATCATCGGCTCGGTGCTCAAGCCCGGTGGCGTGCGCGGGATGTACATGCTGGGGGAGAACCCGTTCCTGTCCGACCCGAACATCAACAAGGTCCGCAAAGCCCTGGGAGCGCTGGACTTCCTCGTGGTGCAGGACATCTTCCTCACCGAGACCGCCGAGTTCGCCGACGTGATCCTGCCCGCGTCGTCCTACCTGGAGAAGGACGGCAGCTACACCAACACCGACCGGCGGGTGCAGCTGGGCCGCAAGGTCATGGACCCGCCCGGGCAGGCGCGGGTCGACTGGGAGATCGTGCAGGACATCGCGCGGCGGATCGGCCTGGACTGGAACTACTCGGCCCCCAGCGAGATCTTCGACGAGATGGTCGCGCTGATGCCCTCGTACAAGAACCTGCGCCACGACAACCTCGGCCTGTCCGGCAAGCTCTACCCCAACGCCGATCCGGAGCACACGGACGGCACGGTGGTGCTGTTCGACGAGCGCTTCAACACCGACGACGGCCTGGCCCACCTCGTCGCCGCGCAATGGCTGCCGGCCAAGGAACTCCCCGATGCGGAGTATCCGCTGGTGCTCAACACCGGCCGGCTGCTGGAGCACTGGCACACCGGGTCGATGACCCGGCGCTCGTTCGCGCTGGACTCGATCTCCCCGATCCCGGAGGTGTACATGCACCCGAAGGACGCCGCCGACCGCGGCCTGGCCCACGGTGAACGGGCGCGCGTGCGGTCGCGGCGCGGGGTGATCGAGCTGCAGGTGCGGATCTCGCACCGCGAACAGCTCGGCAACTGCTTCATCCCGTTCCACTTCCGGGAAGCGGCGGCGAACCTGCTGACCATCGACGAGATCGATCCGTACGGCAAGATCCCGGAGTTCAAGTTCTGCGCGATCCAGGTCGAGGCTCTGGGCGCAGCGCACACGGAGTCCGTCACGGCGGCAGGAGTCGCGGAATGA